Proteins from a single region of Geothrix sp. PMB-07:
- a CDS encoding PIG-L family deacetylase — protein sequence MLKLRHASIALLVGALPCLQAQVPVRDAAELHKQLDRLQVVGSVLYIAAHPDDENTGLLAALSKGRNLRTAYLAITRGGGGQNLIGPELGDGLAAIRTQELLAARRIDGAEQFFTSAVDFGFSKTAKESLQIWNHDLVLGEVVRTIRTFRPDVIITRFPPDERAGHGHHTASALLAIEAFKAAADPTRYPEQLKAGLRPWQATRLLWNHFRFSDDAPKPAPGSLTFEVGAYDPLLGRSYGELAAESRSQHRSQGFGVLAQRGGREESFELLAGMPAQRDLFEGVDLTWSRFKGTEKVAEALKETRNAYPVDRPGAIRPWLLRALRELRALPADLQREPLIQAKTAEVEEALRMALGLWVEAIADRQQVSPGSPLTVSVAVLPRSGEPLTLQSLRLEAVGPQGVQPLEDRSDGQSLTDNVPKKAVFTVTLPKDTRLTQPHWLGGPGAAAWAGLPESPAPFRLRVRLASPSTPAETFEVSVPVQYRFRDPVLGERYQPLAVVPPALVTLTDPVLVFEGGATKELRLKVLAGAAGATGRVRLPAPKGWRVEPAEQPFQLRQMGEEQELVFRVTPPAATASAELRPEVDAGSGFTPAHSRLKLDHPHIPLQTLLPEAKVRLERFDLKHNGHRIGYVMGAGDEIPQALRRIGYEVELLSDEALAREDLARFDAIVLGIRAYNTRPALLSLKDRLHAYVAAGGTEVVLYTVNTGFPGINAAMVTDAIGPYPFKVGRKRITDETVPVRFLQPDHPVFHWPNELTAGDFDGWIQERSLYHAEGWDAHYTPLLGMADPGEAADNGALIVAQHGKGTYVYTGLAFFRQLPDGVPGATRLFANLLALGHAHAKALAHD from the coding sequence GTGCTGAAGCTGCGCCACGCCTCCATCGCCCTTCTGGTCGGGGCCCTGCCCTGCCTGCAGGCCCAGGTGCCCGTGAGGGATGCGGCAGAGCTGCACAAGCAGCTGGACCGCCTCCAGGTGGTAGGCAGCGTCCTCTACATCGCAGCCCACCCCGATGACGAAAACACCGGCCTGCTGGCCGCCCTCTCCAAGGGCCGCAACCTGCGCACGGCCTACCTCGCCATCACCCGTGGCGGTGGCGGTCAGAACCTCATCGGCCCCGAACTGGGCGATGGCCTCGCGGCCATCCGGACGCAGGAACTCCTGGCGGCCCGGCGCATCGATGGCGCCGAACAGTTCTTCACCTCCGCCGTGGACTTCGGCTTTTCCAAGACCGCCAAGGAATCGCTGCAGATCTGGAACCACGACCTGGTGCTGGGCGAGGTGGTGCGCACCATCCGCACCTTCCGTCCCGACGTGATCATCACCCGCTTCCCGCCGGATGAGCGCGCTGGCCATGGCCACCACACCGCATCCGCCCTGCTGGCCATCGAGGCCTTCAAGGCCGCGGCGGATCCCACCCGCTACCCCGAACAGCTCAAGGCCGGCCTCCGCCCCTGGCAGGCCACGCGCCTGCTCTGGAACCACTTCCGCTTCAGCGACGATGCGCCCAAGCCCGCTCCCGGCAGCCTCACCTTCGAGGTGGGTGCCTACGATCCGCTGCTGGGCCGGTCCTACGGCGAACTCGCCGCCGAAAGCCGCAGCCAGCACCGCAGCCAGGGCTTCGGCGTGCTGGCCCAGCGCGGGGGGCGGGAAGAAAGCTTCGAGCTGTTGGCTGGAATGCCCGCCCAACGGGATCTCTTTGAGGGTGTCGACCTCACCTGGTCGCGCTTCAAGGGAACGGAGAAAGTGGCCGAGGCCCTGAAGGAAACCCGTAACGCCTACCCGGTCGACCGCCCTGGGGCCATCCGCCCCTGGTTGCTGCGCGCCCTGCGGGAACTGCGCGCCCTGCCCGCCGACCTGCAACGCGAGCCGCTGATCCAGGCCAAGACGGCGGAAGTGGAAGAAGCCCTCCGCATGGCGCTGGGACTGTGGGTGGAGGCCATCGCAGATCGCCAGCAGGTGTCTCCAGGCAGCCCGCTCACGGTCAGCGTCGCCGTGCTGCCCCGCAGCGGCGAACCACTCACCTTGCAATCCCTTCGCTTGGAGGCGGTGGGTCCCCAAGGCGTCCAGCCCCTAGAGGACCGCTCGGACGGTCAGTCCCTGACCGACAATGTGCCGAAGAAAGCGGTCTTCACGGTCACGCTGCCCAAGGACACACGACTCACCCAGCCTCACTGGCTGGGAGGACCCGGTGCCGCGGCCTGGGCGGGCCTGCCCGAATCCCCTGCGCCCTTCCGCCTGCGCGTCCGCCTGGCCAGTCCCTCCACACCCGCCGAGACCTTCGAAGTCAGCGTACCGGTGCAATACCGCTTCCGCGACCCCGTGCTGGGGGAACGCTACCAACCCCTGGCCGTGGTGCCGCCCGCCCTGGTGACCCTGACGGATCCGGTGCTCGTGTTTGAAGGCGGCGCCACCAAGGAACTGCGCCTCAAGGTGCTGGCCGGAGCCGCAGGTGCCACCGGTCGCGTGCGCCTTCCCGCCCCCAAGGGCTGGCGAGTGGAACCTGCCGAGCAGCCCTTCCAGCTGCGCCAGATGGGCGAGGAACAGGAGCTGGTCTTCCGGGTGACACCACCGGCGGCCACGGCCTCAGCGGAGCTGAGGCCCGAGGTGGATGCCGGTTCGGGATTCACCCCCGCCCACAGCCGCCTGAAGCTCGATCACCCCCACATCCCCCTGCAGACCCTCCTGCCCGAGGCCAAGGTCCGCCTTGAGCGCTTCGACCTGAAGCACAACGGCCACCGCATCGGCTATGTCATGGGCGCGGGCGATGAGATTCCCCAGGCCCTGCGCCGCATTGGTTACGAGGTGGAGCTGTTGTCGGACGAGGCCCTGGCGCGAGAAGATCTGGCCCGCTTCGACGCCATCGTGCTGGGCATCCGCGCCTACAACACGCGCCCCGCCCTGCTCTCCCTCAAGGACCGCCTCCATGCCTATGTGGCCGCGGGCGGCACTGAGGTGGTGCTCTACACCGTGAACACGGGCTTCCCCGGCATCAATGCCGCCATGGTCACCGATGCCATCGGTCCCTATCCCTTCAAGGTGGGCCGCAAGCGCATCACCGACGAAACGGTGCCCGTCCGATTCCTGCAACCCGACCATCCTGTCTTCCACTGGCCCAACGAACTCACGGCCGGGGATTTCGACGGCTGGATCCAGGAGCGCAGCCTCTACCACGCCGAAGGCTGGGACGCCCACTATACGCCCCTGCTGGGCATGGCCGATCCCGGTGAGGCCGCGGACAACGGCGCCCTCATCGTGGCCCAACACGGCAAGGGCACCTACGTCTACACGGGCCTCGCCTTCTTCCGCCAGCTGCCGGATGGTGTGCCCGGGGCCACGCGCCTCTTCGCCAACCTCCTGGCCCTGGGCCATGCCCATGCCAAGGCCCTGGCCCATGATTGA
- a CDS encoding DinB family protein, which yields MPFARLALAALLAGTLAHAQAPTPAAAAPAKALSAGEVLDRQLARLEREFVPAAEALDEAHYGFAPTAGEFKGVKTFARQVRHVASANFQFAAGILGEKAPVDLGGDDGPEALKTKAEIVTYLKASFAYAHKAFASLKAEALAEPIPSPWGSGTTTRLALAVHTVDHGYDHYGQLVVYLRLNGIIPPASRQ from the coding sequence ATGCCATTCGCCCGCCTTGCCCTGGCCGCCCTCCTGGCCGGAACCCTGGCCCATGCCCAGGCACCCACACCTGCCGCCGCGGCACCTGCCAAGGCGCTCAGCGCCGGCGAGGTGCTGGATCGGCAATTGGCTCGGCTGGAGCGGGAATTCGTCCCGGCCGCCGAGGCCCTGGACGAGGCCCACTACGGTTTCGCCCCCACGGCCGGCGAGTTCAAGGGCGTGAAGACCTTCGCCCGCCAGGTGCGCCACGTTGCGTCGGCCAATTTCCAGTTCGCCGCAGGCATTCTGGGCGAGAAAGCCCCTGTGGATCTTGGTGGAGATGACGGCCCCGAAGCGCTCAAAACGAAGGCCGAGATCGTGACGTATCTGAAGGCGTCCTTCGCCTACGCGCACAAGGCCTTCGCCAGCCTGAAGGCCGAGGCCCTCGCCGAGCCCATTCCCAGCCCCTGGGGATCCGGCACCACCACTCGCCTCGCCCTGGCCGTTCACACCGTGGATCACGGCTACGATCACTACGGCCAGCTGGTGGTCTATCTGCGTTTGAACGGCATCATCCCGCCCGCCAGTCGGCAGTAG
- a CDS encoding M28 family peptidase codes for MLISKRSFLTLFALAVVSASAQEPIDAAMNARIREEALQHSQVMATLHQLTDVFSPRLTGSPTYKAAAEWSRDQMKAWGLSNAHLEAWNWGHPGWANERCAAHVEAPWKGHLAVEVLAWTPSTQGTARGAAFHLPVPDEPTQEELNAVLQAAADKVAGRIVLAGVLKEVPALNPNPSSPRLSDESLAKRFDPANPNPPRMPAPPARRPGALEPRAINEQVDAFLVTHKALARINDSALRNGQIRAFSNRSYDLAKVVPTLAMRHEDYGRICRVLQDGKEVQLALEIANRLYPENTQGYNVIAEVPGTDKAGDVVMLGAHLDSWHTATGATDNGVNAAIMMEVGRILQKLGKPRRTIRIALWDGEEHGLLGSAAYVEAHYGSAEAPKPAFGELVACFNTDAGAGQVRGLSLFGPAAGGQVLRELVAPFNDLAVKGASTSANRPSRLRSGPSSDSASFSAAGLPTINVAQDGLEYFEYTWHTTLDTLERVPPEDTKRTAAVLASVAWHLATREERLPFFTKETLPPVPPPPAPATPAPTAPASPTPAIKS; via the coding sequence ATGCTCATCTCAAAACGATCCTTCCTCACCTTGTTCGCCCTGGCCGTGGTGTCAGCCTCGGCCCAGGAGCCCATCGATGCGGCCATGAATGCCCGCATCCGGGAGGAGGCCCTTCAGCATTCGCAGGTCATGGCCACCCTGCACCAACTCACCGATGTGTTCAGCCCCCGGCTCACGGGTTCACCCACCTACAAAGCCGCGGCGGAATGGTCGCGCGATCAGATGAAGGCCTGGGGCCTCAGCAACGCCCATCTGGAAGCCTGGAACTGGGGCCATCCGGGCTGGGCCAATGAGCGCTGTGCCGCCCATGTGGAGGCCCCCTGGAAGGGCCATCTGGCCGTGGAAGTGCTGGCCTGGACGCCCTCCACCCAGGGCACCGCCCGCGGCGCCGCCTTCCACCTGCCAGTCCCCGACGAGCCCACCCAGGAGGAGCTCAACGCCGTGCTTCAGGCTGCCGCAGACAAAGTGGCGGGGAGAATCGTCTTGGCCGGGGTGCTCAAGGAGGTCCCTGCGCTGAATCCCAACCCTTCGTCGCCCCGCCTTTCCGATGAAAGCCTCGCCAAGCGCTTCGACCCTGCGAATCCGAATCCGCCGCGCATGCCAGCGCCACCCGCCCGCCGCCCTGGGGCGCTGGAGCCCCGGGCCATCAACGAACAGGTGGATGCCTTCCTGGTGACCCACAAGGCCCTGGCCCGCATTAATGACAGCGCCCTGCGCAACGGTCAGATCAGAGCCTTCAGCAACCGCAGCTACGACCTCGCCAAAGTGGTGCCCACCCTGGCCATGCGCCACGAAGACTACGGCCGCATCTGCCGCGTGCTGCAGGATGGCAAGGAGGTGCAGCTGGCCCTGGAAATCGCCAACCGCCTCTATCCCGAGAACACCCAGGGCTACAACGTCATCGCCGAAGTCCCGGGCACCGACAAGGCCGGCGACGTGGTGATGCTGGGCGCCCACCTGGATTCCTGGCACACCGCCACGGGCGCCACAGACAACGGCGTGAACGCCGCCATCATGATGGAGGTTGGCCGCATTCTGCAGAAACTCGGCAAGCCCCGCCGCACCATCCGCATCGCCCTCTGGGATGGCGAAGAACACGGCCTGCTGGGCTCGGCCGCCTACGTGGAGGCCCACTATGGCAGCGCCGAGGCGCCCAAGCCCGCCTTCGGCGAATTGGTGGCCTGCTTCAACACGGATGCAGGCGCGGGCCAAGTTCGCGGCCTGTCGCTCTTCGGCCCCGCGGCGGGGGGACAGGTGCTGCGCGAGCTCGTGGCGCCCTTCAACGACCTCGCCGTCAAGGGCGCCAGCACCAGCGCCAACCGCCCCAGCCGGCTGCGCTCGGGCCCTTCTTCCGACTCCGCCTCCTTCAGCGCCGCCGGATTGCCCACCATCAACGTGGCCCAGGACGGCCTCGAGTATTTCGAGTACACCTGGCACACCACCCTCGACACCCTGGAGCGCGTGCCTCCCGAAGATACCAAGCGCACCGCCGCCGTGCTGGCCTCCGTGGCCTGGCACCTGGCCACCCGGGAGGAGCGGCTGCCCTTCTTCACCAAGGAAACCCTGCCGCCTGTGCCACCACCTCCGGCCCCCGCGACACCGGCTCCGACCGCCCCAGCCTCGCCCACGCCCGCGATCAAATCCTGA
- a CDS encoding pitrilysin family protein: MKPAILALVPTLIPSLISGAQTPAAAPKPPAKAPRSLAQSTKAFPFTIHQKTLPNGLKVAVIPTGMPGLVAIQIPVSTGSRNEVEPGKSGFAHFFEHMMFRGTKTVSPEAWNETLKRTGAAQNAYTSDDLTNYHTTCGKEDLETWLKLEADRFQNLEYEESAFKDESRAVLGEYNKNSANPISKLFEVMREAAFTTHTYKHTTMGFLKDIEDMPNQFKYSREFFNRWYKPENVTVIIAGDVSPEQTFPLVEKYFGAWKRGTVKPPVVPQEPEAKGPVTAHVPWATPTIPWMTVSFHTPAKFSTVKNDSAALELVGKLLFGQQSEVYQRLVVQEQKVDQLFAGGGSNKDPELFTIGARVKKLEDLAYVREVILDTCARALAVPFSPAKLEEAKTEDRLGFARALESTERVAGAVARFTAYDRDPEAIVKTMALGETVQTTDLSRMAKATFQDRNRVITTLSHEALPENLKADFPGVEARAAKLAELPKLALLEEPSASPLVNLRVVFRTGSVDDPVGKEGLASLAAAMIEDAGTRAKGFAEITKAFAATGSGMGSLVDKERTSFSLTAAKLKATEALDLALEQLTEPGFRDEDFSRLKSQQVNALKVGLKANNDEELGKLALESRLYAEPFAHPVLGTEAGLAAITLEDVKAFVKAHYTRKNLRIGLAGGYGPEHKGQVLRTLAALPAEGAAAPALKVAATGTASHVQIVAKDTRATAISFGFPIAVDRNHPDFAALWVVASYLGQHRNSTALLYQRLREVRGLNYGDYAYIEPFPGGMFRFQPDPGLTRSLNHFQIWIRPVAPQNGAFALKGALYELDKVVKQGLSEKDFEASRTFLAKFVPHLTDTGSKRLGHDLDMAGLGFDKGYAETFKARLLALKAADVNAAIKRHLRTTGLEVVMVAKDADSLKKDLLAEASPIPAYQSPKPELKDEDAAISRLKLDLKPEDVTVIALDEIFKTAQ; the protein is encoded by the coding sequence ATGAAACCCGCCATCCTGGCCCTCGTTCCCACCCTGATCCCCAGCCTGATATCTGGCGCCCAGACCCCTGCGGCCGCACCCAAGCCACCGGCCAAAGCCCCGCGCAGCCTGGCCCAGAGCACCAAGGCCTTCCCCTTCACCATCCATCAGAAGACCCTGCCCAACGGTCTCAAGGTGGCGGTCATTCCCACGGGCATGCCGGGTCTGGTGGCCATCCAGATTCCCGTGAGCACGGGGTCGCGCAACGAAGTGGAACCGGGGAAGTCGGGTTTCGCCCACTTCTTCGAGCACATGATGTTCCGGGGCACCAAGACGGTGTCGCCCGAGGCCTGGAACGAAACCCTCAAGCGTACGGGCGCGGCCCAGAACGCCTACACCAGCGATGACCTCACCAACTACCACACCACCTGCGGCAAGGAGGATCTGGAGACCTGGCTGAAGCTGGAGGCGGACCGCTTCCAGAATCTGGAGTATGAAGAGAGCGCCTTCAAGGATGAAAGCCGCGCGGTGCTCGGCGAGTACAACAAGAATTCAGCCAACCCCATTTCCAAACTCTTTGAAGTCATGCGCGAGGCGGCCTTCACCACGCACACCTACAAGCACACCACCATGGGCTTCCTCAAGGACATCGAGGACATGCCCAACCAGTTCAAGTACTCGCGCGAGTTCTTCAACCGCTGGTACAAGCCCGAGAACGTCACCGTCATCATCGCGGGTGATGTCAGTCCCGAGCAGACATTCCCGCTCGTGGAGAAATACTTCGGTGCCTGGAAGCGCGGCACGGTGAAGCCCCCCGTGGTGCCGCAGGAGCCTGAGGCCAAGGGCCCGGTGACGGCCCACGTGCCCTGGGCGACGCCGACCATCCCCTGGATGACGGTGTCTTTCCACACCCCCGCCAAGTTCAGCACCGTCAAAAACGACAGCGCGGCTCTGGAACTGGTGGGCAAGCTGCTCTTCGGCCAGCAGTCCGAGGTGTACCAGCGGTTGGTGGTGCAGGAGCAGAAGGTGGATCAGCTCTTCGCGGGCGGCGGCAGCAACAAGGATCCTGAGCTCTTCACCATCGGGGCCCGCGTGAAGAAGCTGGAGGATCTGGCCTACGTGCGGGAGGTCATCCTCGATACCTGCGCCAGGGCCCTGGCCGTGCCCTTCTCGCCCGCCAAGCTGGAAGAGGCGAAGACCGAGGATCGGCTGGGCTTCGCCCGCGCCCTGGAATCCACCGAGCGGGTGGCGGGCGCCGTGGCGCGCTTCACAGCCTACGACCGTGATCCCGAAGCCATCGTCAAGACCATGGCCCTGGGCGAGACGGTTCAGACCACCGACCTGAGCCGCATGGCCAAGGCCACCTTCCAGGACCGGAACCGCGTTATCACCACCCTCAGCCACGAGGCTCTGCCAGAAAACCTCAAGGCCGACTTCCCCGGCGTGGAGGCCAGGGCCGCCAAGCTGGCCGAGCTGCCGAAGCTGGCCCTTCTGGAAGAGCCTTCGGCCTCGCCCCTGGTGAACCTCCGCGTCGTCTTCCGCACCGGTTCGGTGGATGATCCGGTCGGCAAGGAAGGGCTCGCCTCCTTGGCGGCGGCCATGATCGAAGATGCGGGCACCCGCGCCAAGGGTTTTGCCGAGATCACCAAGGCCTTCGCGGCCACGGGCAGCGGCATGGGCAGCCTGGTGGACAAGGAGCGTACCTCTTTCAGCCTCACCGCGGCCAAGCTGAAGGCCACCGAGGCCCTGGACCTGGCCCTGGAGCAGCTCACCGAGCCCGGCTTCCGCGACGAGGATTTCTCTCGTCTCAAGTCGCAGCAGGTGAACGCCCTCAAGGTGGGGCTCAAGGCCAACAACGACGAGGAGCTGGGCAAGCTCGCGCTGGAGAGCCGCCTGTACGCCGAGCCCTTCGCCCATCCGGTGCTGGGCACCGAGGCAGGTCTCGCCGCCATCACCCTGGAGGATGTGAAGGCCTTCGTGAAGGCCCACTACACCCGCAAGAATCTGCGAATCGGCCTGGCCGGTGGCTATGGCCCTGAGCACAAGGGACAGGTGCTCCGCACCCTGGCGGCCCTGCCTGCGGAGGGCGCCGCCGCGCCCGCGTTGAAGGTGGCCGCCACGGGCACCGCGAGCCACGTTCAGATCGTGGCCAAGGACACCCGGGCCACGGCCATCTCCTTCGGCTTCCCCATCGCTGTGGATCGCAACCATCCCGATTTCGCGGCGCTGTGGGTGGTGGCCAGCTACCTGGGCCAGCACCGCAACAGCACGGCCCTCCTCTACCAGCGCCTCCGTGAGGTGCGGGGCCTGAACTACGGCGATTACGCCTACATCGAGCCCTTCCCCGGCGGCATGTTCCGCTTCCAGCCCGATCCGGGCCTCACCCGCAGCCTCAACCACTTCCAGATCTGGATCCGCCCCGTGGCGCCCCAGAACGGAGCTTTTGCGCTGAAGGGCGCCCTCTACGAGCTGGACAAGGTGGTCAAGCAGGGGCTCAGCGAAAAAGATTTTGAAGCCAGCCGCACCTTCCTCGCCAAGTTCGTGCCCCACCTCACGGACACCGGCTCCAAGCGCCTGGGCCACGACCTCGACATGGCAGGCCTGGGCTTCGACAAGGGTTATGCCGAAACCTTCAAGGCCCGCCTGCTGGCCCTCAAGGCGGCGGATGTGAACGCCGCCATCAAGCGCCACTTGCGCACCACCGGGTTGGAGGTGGTGATGGTCGCCAAGGATGCCGACAGCCTGAAGAAGGATCTGCTCGCGGAGGCCTCGCCCATCCCGGCCTACCAGTCGCCCAAGCCGGAACTGAAGGACGAGGATGCCGCCATCTCGCGCCTCAAGCTCGACCTCAAACCCGAGGATGTCACCGTCATCGCATTGGATGAGATCTTCAAGACCGCCCAGTAG
- a CDS encoding efflux RND transporter permease subunit: MTFTDVFIRKPVVATVVSLFILVLGLRSIFNLPVNQYPKTEHAVVTITTAYYGADADTVGGFITQPLESSIAQAQGIDYLSSSSQNSLSTITATLRLNYSSNKALTEITTRVNAVKNQLPPQAQQPVITVQMGDNTDAMYMGFYSDVLPTNNITDYLERVVKPRLDSVPGVQTAEILGARQFALRAWLDPRRMAAHGVTATDVTQALQNNNFLSALGSTKGQMVAVDLTASTGLHTVDEFRRLAIRQSGGAIVRLEDVATVVLGADDYSFQVSFNGRKSVFIGIKVAPEANILEVAKRVRQGFPEIQKQLPTGLTGDIVYDATNFINTSISEVVMTLLEALVIVTVVIFLFLGTFRAVAVPVIAMPLSLVGTFFVMLALGYSINLLTLLALVLAIGLVVDDAIIVVENADRHMREGKTPIDAAIQAARELGGPILAMTVVLVAVYVPIGFQGGLTGSLFTEFAFTLAGAVAVSGVVALTLSPMMCGKFFKKEQDSGAFVQFIDGQFEWFHGHYQRILKSALRTHLVIVAMGLLLLGGTVYLFRSSKSELAPQEDQGFIMCQIQGPPTATVQQMQTYADQVFEGGKKLPEFGQMFQFTNAGSAFAGVITVPWDQRKRSADQIAEELQGTWGAIAGARVAVFQPPSLPGATGLPVEFVIKTTEPFARLNQVAQAVVDKAQASGMFFFVDSDLKIDKPQSTLVLDRDMIASLGLTQQDVGDALGGALGGGYVNYFSIAGRSYRVIPQVLQTSRLNPDQVLDYHIKAPDGSVLTASTVASLKHEVVPQSIKRFQQLNSATISGVFAPSFSQEEVLAFMRNALREAAPTGYESDYSGVSRQFMQESGGFFVTLGFAILIVFLALAAQFNSMRDPIIILVSVPMALFGAMIFINLGLATLNIYTQVGLVTLMGLISKHGILIVQFANELQAEGKSKLDAITEAAAIRLRPILMTTAAMVLGVFPLVIAGGAGAAGRKAMGLVIFTGLSIGTLFTLFVVPAFYLLLGTDRHSGERPPAEA; this comes from the coding sequence ATGACGTTCACGGATGTCTTCATTCGCAAGCCCGTCGTCGCCACGGTGGTGAGCCTGTTCATCCTGGTGCTGGGCCTGCGCTCCATCTTCAACCTGCCGGTGAATCAATATCCGAAGACCGAACACGCAGTGGTGACCATCACCACCGCCTATTACGGAGCGGATGCCGACACCGTGGGCGGCTTCATCACCCAGCCCCTGGAGTCGTCCATCGCCCAGGCCCAGGGCATCGACTACCTTTCGTCGTCCAGCCAGAACAGCCTGTCCACCATCACGGCCACGCTGCGCCTCAACTACAGCTCCAACAAGGCCCTCACAGAGATCACCACCCGCGTCAACGCCGTGAAGAACCAGTTGCCGCCCCAGGCGCAACAGCCGGTGATCACGGTGCAGATGGGCGACAATACCGACGCGATGTACATGGGCTTCTACAGCGACGTGCTGCCCACCAACAACATCACGGACTACCTGGAGCGGGTGGTGAAACCCCGGCTCGATTCGGTACCCGGTGTGCAGACCGCGGAGATTCTCGGCGCCCGCCAGTTCGCCCTGCGCGCCTGGCTGGATCCCCGCCGCATGGCCGCCCATGGCGTCACCGCCACCGACGTGACCCAGGCCCTCCAGAACAACAATTTCCTCTCCGCTCTGGGATCGACCAAGGGCCAGATGGTGGCGGTGGATCTCACCGCCTCCACGGGCCTGCACACCGTCGATGAATTCCGGCGTCTGGCCATTCGGCAAAGTGGTGGCGCCATCGTGCGTCTGGAGGACGTGGCCACGGTGGTGCTGGGGGCGGACGACTATTCGTTCCAGGTCTCCTTCAATGGCCGGAAGTCCGTCTTCATCGGCATCAAGGTGGCTCCCGAAGCCAACATTCTCGAGGTGGCCAAGCGGGTGCGCCAGGGCTTCCCCGAGATCCAGAAGCAGTTGCCCACGGGCCTCACGGGCGACATCGTCTATGACGCCACCAACTTCATCAATACCTCCATCTCGGAAGTGGTGATGACCCTGCTGGAAGCGCTGGTCATCGTCACAGTGGTGATCTTCCTCTTCCTCGGCACCTTCCGCGCCGTGGCGGTGCCCGTGATCGCCATGCCGCTCTCGCTGGTCGGCACCTTCTTCGTGATGCTGGCCCTGGGCTACTCCATCAACCTGCTCACCCTGCTGGCCCTGGTGCTGGCCATCGGCCTGGTGGTGGACGACGCCATCATCGTGGTGGAGAACGCCGACCGCCACATGCGGGAAGGCAAGACACCCATCGACGCCGCCATCCAGGCCGCCCGCGAACTGGGCGGCCCCATCCTCGCCATGACCGTGGTGCTGGTGGCGGTCTACGTGCCCATCGGCTTCCAGGGCGGGCTCACGGGCAGCCTCTTCACCGAGTTCGCCTTCACCCTGGCCGGCGCCGTCGCCGTATCCGGCGTGGTGGCTTTGACTCTTTCACCCATGATGTGCGGGAAGTTCTTCAAGAAGGAGCAGGACAGCGGCGCCTTCGTGCAGTTCATCGACGGCCAGTTCGAGTGGTTCCACGGGCATTACCAGCGGATCCTCAAGAGCGCGCTCCGGACCCACCTGGTCATCGTCGCCATGGGCCTCCTGCTCCTGGGGGGAACGGTCTACCTGTTCCGCTCCTCCAAGTCCGAACTGGCGCCCCAGGAAGACCAGGGCTTCATCATGTGCCAGATCCAGGGCCCGCCCACCGCCACCGTGCAGCAGATGCAGACCTATGCGGACCAGGTGTTCGAGGGCGGCAAGAAGCTGCCGGAATTCGGCCAGATGTTCCAGTTCACCAATGCGGGCTCGGCCTTCGCCGGTGTGATCACGGTGCCCTGGGATCAGCGCAAGCGCAGCGCCGATCAGATTGCCGAGGAGCTGCAGGGCACCTGGGGCGCCATCGCCGGCGCGCGGGTGGCGGTGTTCCAGCCACCCTCTCTGCCTGGAGCAACGGGGCTTCCTGTGGAATTCGTCATCAAGACCACCGAGCCCTTCGCCCGCCTCAACCAGGTGGCCCAGGCCGTGGTGGACAAGGCCCAGGCCAGCGGCATGTTCTTCTTCGTGGACTCGGATCTGAAGATCGACAAGCCCCAGTCCACCCTCGTGCTGGACCGCGACATGATCGCCTCCCTGGGCCTCACGCAGCAGGATGTGGGTGATGCGCTGGGCGGCGCGCTGGGCGGTGGCTACGTGAACTACTTCTCCATCGCAGGCCGCTCCTACCGCGTGATTCCCCAGGTGCTCCAGACCTCCCGGTTGAACCCGGACCAGGTGCTGGACTATCACATCAAGGCCCCGGATGGTTCGGTGCTGACCGCTTCCACCGTGGCCTCGCTGAAACACGAGGTGGTGCCCCAGTCCATCAAGCGGTTCCAGCAGCTGAACTCCGCCACCATCTCCGGCGTGTTCGCCCCCTCCTTCAGCCAGGAGGAGGTGCTCGCCTTCATGCGGAACGCCCTCCGGGAGGCGGCCCCCACGGGCTATGAATCCGACTATTCCGGCGTCTCCCGCCAGTTCATGCAGGAGTCCGGCGGCTTCTTCGTCACGCTGGGCTTCGCCATCCTCATCGTGTTCCTGGCCCTGGCCGCGCAGTTCAACAGCATGCGCGATCCCATCATCATCCTGGTGTCCGTGCCCATGGCCCTCTTCGGCGCCATGATCTTCATCAACCTGGGCCTGGCCACGCTCAACATCTACACCCAGGTGGGTCTGGTGACGCTCATGGGCCTCATCAGCAAGCACGGCATCCTCATCGTGCAGTTCGCCAACGAGCTGCAGGCCGAAGGGAAGTCCAAGCTGGATGCCATCACGGAGGCCGCCGCCATCCGCCTGCGGCCCATCCTCATGACCACGGCCGCCATGGTGCTGGGCGTCTTCCCGTTGGTGATCGCCGGCGGAGCGGGCGCCGCGGGCCGCAAGGCCATGGGCCTGGTGATTTTCACCGGGCTGTCCATCGGCACGCTGTTCACCCTGTTCGTGGTGCCGGCCTTCTACCTGCTGCTGGGCACGGACCGGCACAGCGGAGAACGCCCTCCGGCTGAAGCCTGA